In the Streptomyces formicae genome, one interval contains:
- a CDS encoding lysoplasmalogenase: MTRPPASPLLIGAFAVAAAGDLGALLADFDPGHAVCKPLLMPLLAAYVAVRGGPRLLVAALLCGWGGDTFLLLDADPAFLAGMGSFAAGHVCYLVLFRRHGDFRRYGDLRRYADGSGAARARGTALVAGYALALAVTVALLWPDLPADMRGPVAGYSLLLTAMAFGATAIGPAAAAGGALFLLSDTLIATGVAEWPQLPRPDFAIMLTYIAAQFLLVRGVLTVTGGRQESGRAYGERRMTSTTS; this comes from the coding sequence GTGACGCGGCCGCCCGCCTCCCCCCTGCTCATCGGCGCCTTCGCCGTCGCCGCGGCCGGCGATCTCGGCGCGCTCCTCGCGGACTTCGACCCCGGCCACGCCGTCTGCAAACCGCTGCTCATGCCGCTGCTCGCGGCGTACGTCGCGGTGCGCGGCGGACCACGGCTGCTGGTCGCCGCCCTGCTGTGCGGCTGGGGCGGCGACACCTTCCTGCTCCTGGACGCCGACCCCGCCTTCCTCGCGGGGATGGGCTCCTTCGCGGCCGGGCACGTCTGCTACCTCGTGCTCTTCAGGAGGCACGGGGACTTCAGGAGGTACGGCGACCTCAGGCGGTACGCGGACGGGAGCGGGGCCGCACGCGCGCGTGGCACCGCGCTCGTGGCCGGGTACGCCCTCGCGCTCGCCGTCACCGTGGCGCTCCTCTGGCCCGACCTGCCCGCCGACATGCGGGGCCCCGTCGCGGGCTACAGCCTGCTGCTCACCGCGATGGCCTTCGGCGCGACCGCCATCGGCCCCGCGGCGGCCGCGGGAGGGGCGCTCTTCCTGCTCTCCGACACCCTCATCGCGACCGGCGTCGCCGAGTGGCCGCAACTGCCGAGGCCCGACTTCGCGATCATGCTCACCTATATCGCGGCGCAGTTCCTGCTGGTCAGGGGCGTACTGACGGTGACCGGTGGACGACAGGAGTCCGGCCGGGCGTACGGTGAAAGGCGTATGACCAGTACGACCTCCTGA
- a CDS encoding sterol desaturase family protein, with the protein MSPNLPDVVLWSIPAFVLLTVVEIVSHRIHPDEDAAGYETKDAATSVTMGLGSLVFDFLWKIPIVAIYSGVYALTPLRVPVLWWTVPLMLLAQDFFYYWSHRGHHVIRILWACHVVHHSSRKFNLTTALRQPWTSLTVWPFYLPLIACGVHPAALAFCSSTNLVYQFWVHTERINKLPRPFEYVLNTPSHHRVHHASQGGYLDRNFGGILIIWDRMFGSWVAETDRPVYGLTKNIATHNPLRVATHEYAAIAKDLKAATSWRVRAGHVFRGPGWRPQASEAAEAATAPALTADATVPERAA; encoded by the coding sequence ATGTCCCCGAACCTGCCCGATGTCGTGCTGTGGTCCATACCTGCGTTCGTGCTGCTCACCGTGGTCGAGATCGTGAGCCACCGGATCCATCCCGACGAGGACGCGGCGGGGTACGAGACCAAGGACGCGGCCACCAGCGTCACCATGGGGCTCGGCAGCCTCGTCTTCGACTTCCTGTGGAAGATCCCCATCGTCGCGATCTACTCGGGCGTGTACGCGCTGACCCCGCTGCGCGTGCCCGTCCTGTGGTGGACCGTCCCGCTGATGCTGCTCGCGCAGGACTTCTTCTACTACTGGTCGCACCGGGGCCACCACGTCATCCGCATCCTGTGGGCCTGCCACGTGGTGCACCACTCCAGCCGCAAGTTCAACCTCACGACGGCGCTGCGCCAGCCCTGGACGAGCCTCACGGTCTGGCCGTTCTACCTGCCGCTCATCGCCTGCGGCGTGCACCCCGCCGCGCTCGCGTTCTGTTCCTCGACCAACCTGGTCTACCAGTTCTGGGTCCACACCGAGCGCATCAACAAGCTGCCAAGGCCCTTCGAGTACGTGCTCAACACGCCCTCGCACCACCGCGTGCACCACGCCTCCCAAGGCGGCTACCTGGACCGCAACTTCGGCGGCATCCTGATCATCTGGGACCGGATGTTCGGCTCGTGGGTCGCGGAGACGGACCGCCCCGTGTACGGCCTGACGAAGAACATCGCGACCCACAACCCGCTGCGCGTCGCCACGCACGAGTACGCGGCCATCGCCAAGGACCTCAAGGCGGCCACGAGTTGGCGCGTGCGGGCCGGACACGTCTTCCGTGGACCGGGGTGGCGGCCCCAGGCGTCCGAGGCGGCAGAGGCCGCCACGGCGCCCGCGCTGACCGCCGACGCGACGGTCCCCGAGCGTGCGGCGTGA
- a CDS encoding VIT1/CCC1 transporter family protein, with protein MTDATHDEAHGGALGSRLNWLRAAVLGANDGIVSTAGLVVGVAGATDDRSALLTAGLAGLLAGSMSMAAGEYVSVSTQRDSEKAALAMEKRELREQPEAELAELTDLLAERGLSREVAREAAEQLTERDALRAHARVELGIDPDALTNPWHAAWASFVAFTAGALLPLLAIVLPPPDWRLCVTVLSVLGALALTGWSSARLGSADARRAVLRNVAGGALAMAVTYGAGALLGAVGV; from the coding sequence GTGACTGACGCAACGCACGACGAAGCGCACGGCGGCGCCCTCGGCTCACGGCTCAACTGGCTGCGGGCCGCCGTGCTCGGGGCCAACGACGGCATCGTGTCCACCGCGGGCCTCGTCGTCGGTGTCGCGGGGGCCACCGACGACCGGAGCGCCCTGCTCACCGCGGGCCTCGCCGGGCTGCTCGCGGGCTCCATGTCGATGGCCGCGGGCGAGTACGTCTCCGTGTCCACGCAGCGCGACTCGGAGAAGGCCGCCCTGGCCATGGAGAAGCGCGAGCTGCGCGAGCAGCCCGAGGCGGAACTCGCCGAGCTGACCGACCTGTTGGCCGAGCGCGGGCTCAGCCGCGAGGTGGCGCGCGAGGCCGCCGAGCAGCTCACCGAGCGGGACGCGCTGCGGGCCCACGCGCGCGTGGAGCTCGGCATCGACCCCGACGCGCTCACCAACCCCTGGCACGCGGCCTGGGCCAGCTTCGTCGCCTTCACCGCGGGCGCGCTGCTCCCGCTCCTCGCGATCGTGCTGCCGCCGCCGGACTGGCGCCTTTGCGTCACCGTCCTCTCGGTCCTCGGCGCCCTCGCGCTGACGGGTTGGAGCAGCGCCCGGCTCGGCTCGGCGGACGCGCGCCGCGCGGTCCTGCGGAACGTGGCGGGCGGCGCGCTCGCGATGGCGGTGACCTACGGGGCGGGGGCGCTCCTCGGCGCGGTCGGCGTGTGA
- a CDS encoding amidohydrolase family protein, with the protein MSAQDTTEDRYTVISADCHAGADLLDYKPYLESRHHDAFDAWAATYVNPYEDLLADTADRNWNSERRLAELEADGIVAEVVFPNTIPPFFPSASLMAPAPTREEFEQRWAGLRAHNRWLADFCAAAPGRRAGVFQILLNDVDLAVEEIRRSVKAGLTGGVMLPGTPPGSGLPELYSSAYDPIWAACAELGVPVNHHAGSASPPLGEEPAARAVFMVETTWFSHRALWHLVFGGAFRRHPELKLVLTEQGSGWIPGVLDMLDYYHGRLVAAATKADTAESKFGAGLADSMGRGPSQVWRENCFVGASFMRPHEAALRDRIGLDKIMWGSDYPHDEGTHPYSREGLRLTYAGLPRDEIAAMVGGNAARVYGFDLDRLGEIAARVGPTVRELDEPLKEAPADATSPVFAQGGSVRIW; encoded by the coding sequence ATGAGCGCACAGGACACCACTGAGGACCGTTACACCGTCATCTCCGCCGACTGCCACGCGGGCGCCGATCTCCTGGACTACAAGCCGTACTTGGAGTCCCGCCACCACGACGCGTTCGACGCGTGGGCGGCCACCTACGTCAATCCGTACGAGGACCTGCTCGCCGACACCGCCGACCGCAACTGGAACTCGGAGCGCCGCCTCGCCGAGCTCGAAGCGGACGGCATCGTCGCCGAGGTCGTCTTCCCGAACACCATCCCGCCGTTCTTCCCCTCGGCCTCGCTGATGGCCCCCGCGCCGACCCGCGAGGAGTTCGAACAGCGCTGGGCGGGCCTGCGCGCCCACAACCGCTGGCTCGCCGACTTCTGCGCGGCGGCCCCCGGACGCAGGGCGGGCGTCTTCCAGATCCTCCTGAACGACGTCGACCTGGCCGTCGAGGAGATCCGCCGGTCGGTGAAGGCGGGCCTCACCGGCGGCGTCATGTTGCCGGGCACCCCGCCGGGCTCGGGCCTCCCAGAGCTCTACTCCTCGGCGTACGACCCGATCTGGGCGGCCTGCGCCGAGCTCGGCGTGCCGGTCAACCACCACGCGGGCTCGGCGTCGCCGCCGCTGGGCGAGGAACCGGCCGCGCGCGCGGTGTTCATGGTCGAGACGACGTGGTTCTCGCACCGGGCGCTGTGGCACCTCGTCTTCGGCGGGGCCTTCCGCCGCCACCCCGAGCTCAAGCTGGTCCTCACCGAACAGGGCTCGGGCTGGATCCCCGGCGTCCTCGACATGCTGGACTACTACCACGGGCGCCTGGTCGCCGCGGCCACCAAGGCCGACACCGCGGAGTCCAAGTTCGGTGCGGGGCTCGCCGATTCGATGGGCAGGGGACCCTCCCAGGTGTGGCGCGAGAACTGCTTCGTGGGCGCCAGCTTCATGCGCCCGCACGAGGCGGCCCTGCGCGACCGCATCGGCCTCGACAAGATCATGTGGGGCAGCGACTACCCCCACGACGAAGGCACCCACCCGTACTCCCGCGAGGGCCTGCGCCTCACCTACGCGGGCCTGCCGAGGGACGAGATCGCGGCCATGGTCGGCGGCAACGCGGCCCGCGTCTACGGCTTCGACCTGGACCGACTCGGCGAGATCGCCGCCCGCGTCGGCCCGACGGTCCGGGAACTGGACGAACCCCTCAAGGAGGCACCGGCCGACGCGACGAGCCCGGTGTTCGCGCAGGGAGGGTCGGTACGCATCTGGTGA
- a CDS encoding amidohydrolase family protein, with protein sequence MTDQDRQNPLDPYLIISSDCHAGLPTERYRPYLDSRFHRQFDEFLGQAQARREESTRLGIRNDAFAEKWFHDNEEGLRGGWDAAQRVKELDGDGVAAEVVFPDADAVDSQTAAPFGVGLGLSGDQDPELGMAGAQAHNRWLADFVSEHPERHCGVALLPLTGEVDRVVAEVRRAKESGLGALMIPSMWVDKAPYHDRRYDPVWAAAAECAMPVVTHSGAAPRHEYGDHLGIYVSEVTWWPARPLWFLLWSGVFERHPGLKFGVAESGCWWLPNLLWFMDRLYLGAHGGKKLSPFAELKRPPHEYLDRQIFVCATNTKRRELAQRYEIGVDNILWGSDFPHPEGTWPDTRAWLKRTFHDIPVTETRRMLGLAAAEVFGFDTGKLAPLAQRIGPTPADLGQSADAAAQAAVEASWARSREVGRHWLTDHDFPVLGADA encoded by the coding sequence ATGACCGACCAGGACCGACAGAACCCGCTCGATCCGTACCTGATCATCTCCTCCGACTGCCACGCCGGGCTCCCCACCGAGCGGTACCGGCCCTATCTCGACAGCCGATTCCACCGTCAGTTCGACGAATTCCTCGGCCAGGCGCAGGCCCGTCGCGAGGAGTCGACCCGCCTCGGCATCCGCAACGACGCCTTCGCCGAGAAGTGGTTCCACGACAACGAAGAGGGCCTGCGCGGGGGTTGGGACGCCGCGCAGCGCGTGAAGGAGCTGGACGGCGACGGGGTGGCCGCCGAGGTCGTCTTCCCCGACGCGGACGCCGTGGACAGCCAGACGGCCGCGCCCTTCGGGGTCGGCCTCGGCCTCTCCGGAGACCAGGACCCCGAACTCGGCATGGCGGGCGCGCAGGCGCACAACCGCTGGCTCGCCGACTTCGTCTCCGAGCACCCCGAACGGCACTGCGGCGTCGCCCTGCTGCCCCTCACCGGCGAGGTCGACCGGGTCGTCGCCGAGGTGCGCCGCGCCAAGGAGTCGGGGCTCGGCGCGCTGATGATCCCCTCCATGTGGGTCGACAAGGCGCCCTACCACGACCGGCGTTACGACCCCGTGTGGGCGGCGGCCGCCGAGTGCGCGATGCCCGTGGTCACCCACTCCGGAGCGGCACCACGGCACGAGTACGGCGATCACCTGGGGATCTACGTCTCCGAAGTGACGTGGTGGCCCGCGCGGCCGCTGTGGTTCCTGCTCTGGTCGGGCGTCTTCGAGCGCCACCCGGGCCTGAAGTTCGGCGTCGCGGAGTCCGGTTGCTGGTGGCTGCCGAACCTCCTGTGGTTCATGGACCGCCTCTACCTGGGCGCGCACGGCGGCAAGAAGCTCTCCCCGTTCGCCGAGCTGAAGCGCCCGCCGCACGAGTACCTGGACCGTCAGATCTTCGTCTGCGCCACCAACACCAAGCGCCGCGAACTCGCCCAGCGCTACGAGATCGGCGTCGACAACATCCTCTGGGGCAGCGACTTCCCGCACCCCGAAGGCACCTGGCCCGACACGCGCGCGTGGCTGAAGAGGACCTTCCACGACATCCCGGTGACGGAGACTCGCAGGATGCTGGGCCTGGCGGCCGCCGAGGTCTTCGGCTTCGACACCGGGAAGCTGGCGCCGCTGGCCCAGCGGATCGGCCCGACGCCCGCCGACCTCGGCCAGTCCGCCGATGCCGCGGCCCAGGCGGCCGTCGAGGCGTCCTGGGCGCGCTCGCGCGAGGTGGGCCGCCACTGGCTGACCGACCACGACTTCCCGGTACTGGGGGCGGACGCATGA
- a CDS encoding SDR family NAD(P)-dependent oxidoreductase: MELREGQVAVVTGAASGIGLALVRRFAAQGLKVVLADVEEGALEKAAASLREDGATVHARVVDVGSREQVFALADEAYETFGAVHVLCNNAGVGSGAEGRMWEHEPNDWKWAFEVNVWGVFHGIQAFVPRMIAGGEPGHVVNTSSGDGGIAPLPTASVYAVTKAAVVTMTESLYAHLKAEGARVGASVLFPGPHMLRTGLWESHRNRPDRYAKSRPRKSPYRSLDQWEAAMKDAGQEAEFTPVEQVADFVAEGIGAGRFWLLPESEHSDRQIRARSRSMLERADPAYLESFILD; the protein is encoded by the coding sequence ATGGAGCTGCGCGAAGGGCAGGTCGCCGTCGTCACGGGCGCGGCGAGCGGCATCGGGCTCGCCCTGGTGCGGCGGTTCGCCGCCCAGGGGCTGAAGGTGGTCCTCGCGGACGTCGAGGAGGGCGCCCTGGAGAAGGCGGCCGCGTCGCTGCGCGAGGACGGGGCGACGGTGCACGCGCGCGTGGTCGACGTCGGCTCGCGCGAGCAGGTCTTCGCGCTCGCCGATGAGGCGTACGAGACGTTCGGCGCCGTCCACGTGCTGTGCAACAACGCGGGCGTCGGCTCGGGCGCCGAGGGCCGCATGTGGGAGCACGAGCCCAACGACTGGAAGTGGGCCTTCGAGGTCAACGTGTGGGGCGTCTTCCACGGCATCCAGGCGTTCGTGCCCCGCATGATCGCGGGCGGTGAGCCGGGGCACGTCGTCAACACCTCCTCCGGCGACGGCGGGATCGCGCCGCTGCCCACCGCTTCCGTGTACGCGGTCACCAAGGCCGCCGTGGTGACGATGACCGAGTCGCTGTACGCGCACCTGAAGGCCGAGGGCGCGCGCGTGGGCGCGTCCGTGCTCTTCCCGGGCCCGCACATGCTGCGCACCGGCCTGTGGGAGTCGCACCGCAACCGTCCCGACCGCTACGCCAAGTCCCGCCCCCGCAAGTCCCCCTACCGCAGCCTCGACCAGTGGGAGGCCGCGATGAAGGACGCGGGCCAGGAGGCCGAGTTCACGCCCGTCGAGCAGGTCGCGGACTTCGTGGCGGAGGGGATCGGGGCCGGGCGTTTCTGGCTGCTTCCGGAGAGCGAGCACAGCGACCGGCAGATCAGGGCACGGTCGCGCTCGATGCTGGAGCGGGCCGACCCGGCGTACCTGGAGAGCTTCATCCTGGACTGA
- a CDS encoding acetoacetate decarboxylase family protein → MARIRYGARTEAEIAAARTASSKLPDIWSTGVVAVWESDPDAVAAVLPPPLKPTGRPLVRANISKVDLPGYPLGAGSVAVAAEHGGVTGWYPLVMPMTHERALIGGREVFGEPKKLGEVEVERTGLVVRASLARHGIAFVEVRGAVSGDLPLPEPTQKTDFYFKFLPAVDGSGFEADPVLVHCVRNEKVRKLEGVTGDVVLRESMYDPVADLPVRSVVEITIGEKTTDQQGRVVERVSAQALLPYVHQRYDDPAQILDGPPEGSV, encoded by the coding sequence ATGGCACGTATCCGGTACGGGGCGCGCACCGAGGCGGAGATCGCCGCCGCGCGCACCGCGAGTTCGAAGCTCCCCGACATCTGGTCCACCGGCGTGGTCGCGGTCTGGGAGAGCGATCCCGACGCGGTCGCTGCGGTCCTGCCGCCGCCGCTGAAGCCCACCGGGCGGCCCCTGGTGCGGGCCAACATCAGCAAGGTCGACCTGCCCGGCTATCCGCTGGGCGCGGGTTCGGTGGCCGTCGCCGCCGAGCACGGGGGAGTGACCGGCTGGTATCCGCTGGTGATGCCGATGACCCACGAGCGGGCCCTGATCGGCGGGCGCGAGGTCTTCGGCGAGCCGAAGAAGCTCGGCGAGGTCGAGGTGGAGCGCACCGGCCTGGTGGTGCGGGCCTCGCTCGCCCGGCACGGCATCGCGTTCGTGGAGGTGCGCGGCGCGGTCAGCGGTGACCTGCCGCTTCCCGAGCCGACGCAGAAGACCGACTTCTACTTCAAGTTCCTTCCCGCGGTGGACGGTTCGGGCTTCGAGGCGGACCCGGTCCTCGTGCACTGCGTACGCAACGAGAAGGTCCGCAAGCTGGAGGGCGTCACCGGGGACGTCGTCCTGCGGGAGTCGATGTACGACCCGGTGGCCGATCTCCCGGTGCGCTCGGTGGTGGAGATCACCATCGGCGAGAAGACCACCGACCAGCAGGGCCGCGTCGTCGAACGCGTCAGCGCCCAGGCCCTGCTGCCCTACGTCCACCAGCGCTACGACGACCCCGCGCAGATCCTGGACGGACCGCCCGAGGGGAGCGTGTGA
- a CDS encoding TetR/AcrR family transcriptional regulator translates to MKGKETRTHLNREDVLDAAANLVKQHGPAALTMRKLAAELGTAVTSIYWHVGNRESLLDALVERTVADLGEIRPSGATPDRRVVSVARALRRQLRDHPHLVAMVHERGLTERMFLPAQRALVHEVHAAGLRGARAADAVRAVQIHVVGHVLVERNRERAPVQRPGEDELWTAETAERDAALARALAGPLDPEALFTTSVRALVAGLLGPGG, encoded by the coding sequence GTGAAGGGTAAAGAGACGCGTACGCATCTGAACCGGGAAGACGTGCTCGACGCCGCGGCGAACCTGGTGAAGCAGCACGGGCCCGCCGCCCTGACCATGCGCAAGCTCGCCGCCGAGCTCGGCACCGCCGTCACCTCGATCTACTGGCACGTCGGCAACCGCGAGTCGCTCCTGGACGCCCTCGTCGAGCGCACCGTCGCCGACCTCGGCGAGATCCGCCCCTCCGGCGCCACCCCCGACCGGCGCGTCGTCTCCGTGGCGCGCGCCCTGCGCCGCCAGCTGCGCGACCATCCGCACCTCGTCGCCATGGTCCACGAACGGGGCCTCACGGAACGGATGTTCCTGCCCGCCCAGCGCGCGCTCGTCCACGAGGTGCACGCGGCGGGGCTGCGCGGCGCCCGCGCGGCCGACGCCGTCCGCGCCGTCCAGATCCACGTCGTCGGCCACGTCCTGGTCGAGCGCAACCGCGAACGCGCCCCTGTCCAGCGCCCCGGCGAGGACGAACTGTGGACGGCGGAGACGGCGGAGCGGGACGCCGCGCTCGCCCGCGCGCTTGCCGGACCCCTCGATCCCGAGGCGCTGTTCACCACCTCCGTCAGGGCCCTGGTGGCGGGGCTGCTCGGCCCGGGAGGCTGA
- a CDS encoding DEDDh family exonuclease, translating into MLEDRTTAASATPWPAAYPTGYAVVDVETTGLARDDRIVSAAVYRVDARGEIEDHWYTLVNPQRDPGPVWIHGLTTEMLSDAPLFKDVAEEFAARLEGRVLVAHNAVFDWSMIAREYARAERTAPVRQRLCTIALSKELALPLPNHKLESLASHFGVEQRHAHNALDDARVLAEAFRPSLLAAAGGNVRLPLLECRPLTEWSDGAPRIVRQPTGPTPSASYRPGSWRPSRKRPPCPYPNPGRYESGKPLKQGMRIAFSGDTSVERELLEDRAVEAGLHIATSVSRLTSLLVTNDPDSGTSKTVKARSFGTPVVDEAAFGQLLQDVAPASEG; encoded by the coding sequence ATGCTCGAAGACCGCACGACCGCAGCGTCCGCCACCCCCTGGCCGGCCGCGTATCCAACGGGGTACGCGGTCGTCGACGTCGAGACCACCGGCCTGGCCCGCGACGACCGCATAGTGTCGGCCGCCGTCTACCGGGTGGACGCCAGGGGCGAGATCGAGGACCACTGGTACACGCTGGTCAACCCCCAGCGCGACCCGGGACCCGTCTGGATCCACGGCCTCACCACCGAGATGCTCTCGGACGCGCCGCTCTTCAAGGACGTCGCCGAGGAGTTCGCCGCCCGCCTCGAAGGACGCGTCCTCGTCGCGCACAACGCGGTGTTCGACTGGTCGATGATCGCCAGGGAGTACGCGCGCGCCGAGCGCACCGCCCCCGTGCGCCAGCGGCTGTGCACCATCGCGCTCTCCAAGGAGCTCGCGCTCCCGCTGCCCAACCACAAGCTGGAGTCCCTCGCCTCGCACTTCGGGGTCGAGCAGCGCCACGCGCACAACGCCCTCGACGACGCGCGCGTGCTCGCCGAGGCGTTCCGCCCCAGCCTGCTCGCGGCGGCCGGGGGCAACGTCCGCCTGCCGCTCCTGGAGTGCCGCCCGCTCACCGAGTGGTCCGACGGCGCGCCCCGCATCGTCCGCCAGCCGACGGGCCCGACGCCCTCCGCCTCGTACCGTCCCGGGAGTTGGCGCCCCTCGCGCAAGCGGCCGCCGTGCCCGTACCCGAACCCGGGTCGCTACGAATCGGGCAAACCGCTCAAGCAGGGCATGCGGATCGCCTTCTCCGGAGACACCTCCGTGGAGCGCGAGCTCCTGGAGGACCGGGCGGTGGAGGCGGGCCTGCACATCGCGACGAGCGTGTCCCGGCTCACCAGCCTGCTCGTGACGAACGACCCGGACTCCGGCACCTCCAAGACGGTCAAGGCGCGCTCCTTCGGCACGCCGGTGGTCGACGAGGCGGCGTTCGGCCAGCTCCTCCAGGACGTGGCGCCCGCTTCGGAGGGATGA
- a CDS encoding SURF1 family protein: MYRFLLSRQWVILTLIALLLIPVMVELGFWQLHRHEHRVAQNQRISEALAADPVPAEKLTSPGHEVPKTDLYRRVSAKGTYDAKHEVVVRRRTNADDEVGFHVLTPFVLDDGKVLLVNRGWIAANGPQTAFPKIPAPPKGEVTITGRLMADETSAASGIKDVRGLPDRQIMLISSGQQADALGKQVLGGYVEQTSPEAVGGSPQLIGGPDHSGIGPHMAYAVQWWLFAAGVPVGWVVLVRRERRDRAAAMAAPAPEAEPAPA; the protein is encoded by the coding sequence GTGTACCGCTTCCTGTTGTCCCGGCAGTGGGTGATCCTCACCCTCATCGCCCTCCTCCTCATCCCCGTGATGGTCGAGCTCGGCTTCTGGCAGCTGCACCGGCACGAGCACCGCGTCGCGCAGAACCAGCGGATCTCCGAGGCGCTCGCGGCCGACCCGGTTCCCGCCGAGAAGCTCACCTCGCCGGGCCACGAGGTGCCCAAGACGGATCTGTACCGCCGGGTGAGCGCCAAGGGGACGTACGACGCGAAGCACGAGGTCGTCGTGCGGCGCCGCACCAACGCGGACGACGAGGTCGGCTTCCACGTCCTGACCCCCTTCGTCCTCGACGACGGCAAGGTCCTCCTGGTCAACCGCGGCTGGATCGCGGCCAACGGCCCGCAGACCGCGTTCCCGAAGATCCCCGCCCCGCCCAAGGGCGAGGTCACCATCACCGGCCGCCTGATGGCCGACGAGACGTCCGCGGCGAGCGGCATCAAGGACGTCCGCGGTCTGCCCGACCGTCAGATCATGCTGATCAGCAGCGGCCAGCAGGCCGACGCCCTCGGCAAGCAGGTGCTCGGCGGCTACGTCGAGCAGACCTCGCCGGAGGCGGTGGGCGGGTCTCCGCAGCTGATCGGCGGGCCCGACCACAGCGGGATCGGTCCGCACATGGCGTACGCCGTCCAGTGGTGGCTCTTCGCCGCGGGCGTGCCCGTCGGGTGGGTCGTCCTGGTCCGCAGGGAGCGGCGGGACCGGGCCGCGGCGATGGCCGCGCCCGCGCCTGAAGCCGAGCCCGCTCCGGCGTAG